In Arachis hypogaea cultivar Tifrunner chromosome 2, arahy.Tifrunner.gnm2.J5K5, whole genome shotgun sequence, a genomic segment contains:
- the LOC112721898 gene encoding uncharacterized protein, which yields MPRKTRFKKGTRVDPPCQQPPVAPPVSSPSNDDDWLIPPPPSNSGVSAAAILQPFRPPRSEPRPEPQAANDSRVTEPCNEDIDPEANEVDSFEEHIDRMFATSDAAKRKRRKTTEFWDVDLIDSEGIIKQAKMSVREAMERSLNGSKIILRFNEELQAVGDGAGLLSGILGALGFDYSKFPICEKSWAKVRGKDRVYDDCIKEMFHFQDRSGLIKKSFLKQMGKSWKDTRGRLFDSHYKPTRTLEQNLEQRPEGIPREHWKWFIEYRNDPATKAKCKQNALNRKKQLYTHTGGSKSLARAREEESQLQGRTVGRGEVWILNHKRSDGSYIHEEARRIGEKISEIEQLDESTRILSENDSLAQALGKEHPGRVRGMGHGPTPSQLFRSSLQPLVDRAQVEETQRILCELQAEVTTEKLKRKAMEDELAAEKNKRQEIESVLSYLVKQQCGELPPDIAARMNSLDRHGGT from the exons ATGCCAAGGAAAACTCGCTTCAAGAAAGGCACAAGAGTGGATCCACCGTGTCAGCAGCCTCCAGTTGCACCTCCTGTGTCTTCACCATCCAATGACGATGACTGGCTCATCCCTCCGCCCCCCAGTAATTCTGGTGTCTCAGCAGCGGCTATTCTGCAACCCTTTCGTCCGCCCAGGAGTGAACCACGACCTGAGCCACAGGCCGCTAACGATTCACGAGTGACGGAACCGTGCAATGAAGACATTGACCCAGAGGCGAACGAGGTAGACTCGTTTGAGGAACACATTGACAGGATGTTTGCTACCTCTGATGCTGCAAAGCGCAAACGACGAAAGACTACTGAGTTTTGGGATGTTGATCTCATTG ATTCTGAAGGAATAATTAAGCAAGCTAAAATGAGTGTGAGAGAGGCTATGGAGCGGTCTCTTAATGGTAGCAAGATAATCCTGAGGTTCAATGAGGAACTGCAGGCAGTCGGAGATGGAGCTGGCCTGTTGAGTGGCATTCTAGGAGCGCTGGGTTTTGATTACAGCAAATTTCCTATATGTGAAAAGAGTTGGGCAAAGGTGCGGGGCAAAGACAGAGTTTATGACGATTGTATAAAG GAGATGTTTCACTTCCAGGATAGAAGTGGTTTAATCAAGAAATCATTTTTGAAACAAATGGGGAAGTCTTGGAAGGACACAAGGGGGAGGCTGTTTGACTCGCATTACAAACCAACAAGGACACTTGAGCAGAATCTTGAGCAGCGCCCGGAGGGAATTCCTAGAGAGCATTGGAAGTGGTTCATTGAGTATCGTAATGATCCTGCAACAAAG GCGAAGTGCAAGCAAAATGCGCTGAATCGAAAGAAGCAACTTTACACCCACACTGGCGGATCTAAAAGCTTGGCAAGGGCTAGGGAAGAAGAG tCACAACTACAAGGTAGGACTGTTGGTAGGGGAGAAGTATGGATCCTAAATCACAAAAGATCTGATGGCAGCTATATACATGAAGAAGCTCGGAGGATTGGT GAAAAAATTTCTGAGATTGAACAATTGGATGAATCTACAAGAATACTGTCAGAGAATGATTCTCTTGCCCAAGCTCTGGGCAAAGAGCACCCGGGTAGAGTGCGTGGGATGGGACACGGGCCGACACCAAGTCAACTCTTCCGTTCGAGTTTGCAGCCGCTGGTGGATAGAGCTCAAGTAGAAGAGACCCAAAGGATACTGTGTGAACTACAAGCGGAGGTGACGACCGAAAAATTGAAGAGGAAAGCAATGGAGGATGAATTAGCAGCAGAGAAGAATAAGAGGCAGGAAATAGAGAGTGTGCTGAGTTATCTGGTCAAACAGCAATGTGGGGAGCTGCCTCCAGACATCGCTGCACGGATGAATTCTTTGGACAGACATGGAGGAACATAg